One Myripristis murdjan chromosome 18, fMyrMur1.1, whole genome shotgun sequence DNA window includes the following coding sequences:
- the gigyf1a gene encoding GRB10-interacting GYF protein 1 isoform X1, whose protein sequence is MTAETLNFGPEWLRALSSGGSVTSPPPSPAMPKYKLAEYRYGREEMLALYIKDNKVPEDMQDKEFAAILQDEPMQPLALVPLTEEEQRNFSMSVNSVAVLRLMGKGVGGATPAGVVRGRGATRGGRGRGRGEGGFYQRSIEDAEVGFGRSVREIHRSQSWDDRGERRFEKPLRREVGRPGFEESGGPGGPGRKEYTRADSDNWRTLREEQDEEEGEPGSSWRLAGPRRDDGGPRSAGWRDHGGPGESRRRKFDFDFRDSDGHGGGRRRAGSEGLEDDRDGLPEWCTDEEDGEMGTFDSSGAFMPIKKGGKETILEEDLEFQGIEEEEEEESLADTERNNTGGDKDKESKEAGSAVGDGEAKPASPSSPTAHSAPPAPEAQPSASGPVVDTPQLSNSHPVKASSMPSEDVAPAGGSKAQLSPSSAATSSSLPSPPPSSAAPLLPPSGGDTEDDEGMKHLQQEAEKMVASLQDTSLEEECFTQALQQQQESRNTAAALPLSHEAAMKWFYKDPQGEIQGPFTTVEMCEWFQAGYFTMTLLVKRGCDEGFQPLGDVIKMWGRVPFAPGPSPPPLLVRQPPPPQRPQPTRGPAGTGNLDQERLKKQQELAAAALYQQLQQQQLLQLINRCSEQGMMPPINRSMSVPDTGSMWDMHTSASQPSGGEASLWDLTMNSSTQGPTLEQLQKLQQERRDAELRAKREEEEQRKRREEKRRQQEEQKRREEEEIFRRKQCRQQQELIMKLLQQAPQQQGPGAGGSGWSGAPSSGLAKPGKPSALVLLEMQQEAERLLKQQQQQQQRAQQQRDRHPGMSMGGSSMGGQWVDGVGMWGGPGGMEGKAGSGGSAGGMGMWDEAVKNQASLRGNSNNNMGMKNSRSSPSLSDQYMMRRKRTEEEEKLLKLLQGMKPQDGFTTWCEQMLHALNTSANNSSSSVDVATIVAYLKEVESPYAVLDFIRSYLGDTVEAKEFAKQFLERRAKQKANQQRQQQQLSKEVAGLNMNFPLQDSMRGMNPNTLQSMFQATHMGKAGLYDNQGGKMKKKQPMMLHSDPSILGYSFHNTGECLSLNEMEMVEDY, encoded by the exons GCTCCGTGCACTGTCCAGTGGGGGGAGTGTGACatccccccctccttcccccgCCATGCCAAAGTACAAGCTGGCCGAGTACCGCTACGGCCGAGAGGAGATGTTAGCACTTTATATCAAAGACAACAAG gtCCCAGAGGACATGCAGGATAAGGAGTTTGCTGCTATTCTGCAAGATGAGCCCATGCAGCCACTGGCACTGGTGCCTCtcactgaggaggagcag aggaaCTTCTCCATGTCTGTGAACAGTGTGGCAGTGCTGAGGCTCATGGGTAAAGGAGTTGGTGGGGCCACCCCGGCTGGAGTGGTCAGAGGACGAGGGGCCACACGAGGAGGTCGAG GCCGAGGCCGTGGTGAAGGTGGATTCTACCAAAGAAGTATTGAAGATGCAGAGGTGGGGTTCGGCCGCAGCGTCCGAGAGATCCACCGCAGCCAGAGCTGGGATGACcg GGGTGAGCGTCGCTTTGAGAAGCCGCTGCGTCGGGAGGTGGGGCGTCCCGGCTTCGAGGAGTCCGGAGGTCCCGGGGGCCCAGGGAGGAAGGAGTACACAAGGGCCGACAGCGATAACTGGCGCACCCTCCGGGAGgagcaggatgaggaggagggggagccgGGCAGCAGCTGGAGACTGGCTGGACCCCGCAGGGATG atGGTGGTCCTCGCTCAGCGGGCTGGCGGGACCATGGCGGTCCAGGCGAGAGTCGCCGCAGgaagtttgattttgatttccGGGATTCTGATGGTCATGGTGGTGGCCGCCGGCGTGCGGGAAGCGAGGGCCTGGAGGATGACAGGGACGGCCTGCCTGAGTGGTGCACAGATGAGGAGGACGGGGAAATGGGCACCTTTGACTCCTCTGGAGCCTTCATGCCCATTAAG AAGGGTGGCAAGGAGACAATCCTGGAGGAGGATCTGGAATTCCAAGGgattgaggaggaggaagaagaagagagccTTGCTGACACTGAGAGGAACAACACTGgaggagacaaagacaaag AGAGTAAAGAAGCGGGCTCTGCTGTTGGAGATGGTGAGGCAAAGCCAGCATCACCCTCCTCTCCCACGGCCCACTCTGCCCCTCCTGCCCCGGAGGCCCAGCCCAGCGCCAGTGGCCCAGTGGTGGACACCCCTCAGCTGAGCAACAGCCACCCCGTCAAGGCCAGCAGCATGCCAAGTGAAG acGTGGCTCCAGCAGGGGGCTCCAAGGCCCAGCTAAGCCCAAGCTCTGCCGCGACTTCCTCTAGTCTGCCTTCCCCCCCTCcatcctctgctgctcctctcctccctccatctggAGGAGACACCGAGGACGATGAGGGCATGAAGCACCTGCAGCAG gagGCAGAGAAGATGGTGGCATCACTGCAGGACACCTCTCTGGAGGAGGAGTGTTTCACCCAGGCCctgcaacagcagcaggagagcaggaACACAGCTGCCGCCCTGCCGCTGTCACATGAGGCCGCCATGAAGTGGTTCTACAAGGACCCCCAGGGAGAGATCCAGG GTCCGTTCACCACGGTGGAGATGTGTGAGTGGTTCCAGGCCGGCTATTTCACCATGACCCTGCTGGTGAAGCGGGGCTGCGACGAGGGCTTCCAGCCCCTGGGGGATGTCATCAAGATGTGGGGCCGCGTACCCTTCGCCCCGGGGCCCTCCCCGCCGCCCCTGCTGGTGAGACAGCCACCACCACCGCAGCGCCCGCAGCCCACCCGGGGGCCCGCCGGGACT GGAAACCTGGACCAGGAGCGCCTGAAGAAGCAACAGgagctggcagcagcagctctttatCAGCAgctccaacagcagcagctattGCAGCTCATTAatag GTGCAGTGAGCAGGGTATGATGCCTCCGATCAATCGATCGATGTCTGTGCCAGATACAGGGTCCATGTGGGACATGCATACCTCAGCTTCACAGCCGTCAG gcGGTGAGGCCAGTCTTTGGGACTTAACAATGAATTCTTCTACTCAGGGTCCAACTCTCGAACAGCTTCAAAAG CTCCAGCAGGAGAGGCGAGACGCTGAACTCAGGGCGAAgcgtgaggaggaggagcagcgtaagcggagggaggagaagaggaggcagcaagaggagcagaagaggagggaggaggaggagatctTCAGACGCAAGCAG TGTCGTCAGCAGCAGGAGCTAATCATGAAGTTGCTCCAGCAGGCCCCCCAGCAGCAGGGGCCTGGAGCAGGTGGTTCAGGCTGGAGCGGGGCTCCCTCTTCCGGGCTGGCCAAGCCAGGAAAACCGTCAGCTCTGGTGCTGCTGGAGatgcagcaggaagcagagcggctcctgaagcagcagcagcagcagcagcagagagcccagcagcagagagaccgC CATCCTGGCATGTCGATGGGAGGCTCTTCCATGGGAGGGCAGTGGGTGGACGGTGTTGGCATGTGGGGCGGTCCTGGTGGTATGGAGGGTAAGGCTGGCAGCGGGGGCTCTGCAGGCGGCATGGGCATGTGGGACGAGGCAGTGAAGAACCAGGCCAGTCTGCgtggcaacagcaacaacaacatgggCATGAAGAACAGCCGCAGCAGCCCCTCTCTCAG TGATCAGTACATGATGCGTCGTAAgcggacagaggaggaggagaagctgctgaagctgctgcagggCATGAAGCCTCAGGACGGCTTCACCACCTGGTGTGAACAGATGCTGCACGCCCTCAACACCTCCGCCaacaactcctcctcctctgtggatG TTGCCACAATTGTGGCGTACCTGAAGGAGGTGGAGTCTCCCTATGCTGTGCTGGACTTCATCCGGTCCTACCTAGGGGACACTGTGGAAGCCAAAGAGTTCGCCAAACAGTTCCTGGAGCGACGTGCCAAACAGAAAGCCAACcaacagagacagcagcagcag TTGTCAAAGGAAGTGGCTGGACTGAACATGAACTTCCCTCTGCAG GACTCGATGCGGGGTATGAACCCCAACACCCTGCAGTCCATGTTCCAGGCCACTCATATGGGCAAGGCTGGTCTCTATGACAACCAGGGaggaaagatgaagaagaaacagCCCATGATGCTGCACTCTGACCCCAGCATCTTAG GGTACTCATTCCACAACACGGGCGAGTGTCTGAGCCTGAATGAGATGGAGATGGTGGAGGATTATTGA
- the gigyf1a gene encoding GRB10-interacting GYF protein 1 isoform X2, which yields MTAETLNFGPEWLRALSSGGSVTSPPPSPAMPKYKLAEYRYGREEMLALYIKDNKVPEDMQDKEFAAILQDEPMQPLALVPLTEEEQRNFSMSVNSVAVLRLMGKGVGGATPAGVVRGRGATRGGRGRGRGEGGFYQRSIEDAEVGFGRSVREIHRSQSWDDRERRFEKPLRREVGRPGFEESGGPGGPGRKEYTRADSDNWRTLREEQDEEEGEPGSSWRLAGPRRDDGGPRSAGWRDHGGPGESRRRKFDFDFRDSDGHGGGRRRAGSEGLEDDRDGLPEWCTDEEDGEMGTFDSSGAFMPIKKGGKETILEEDLEFQGIEEEEEEESLADTERNNTGGDKDKESKEAGSAVGDGEAKPASPSSPTAHSAPPAPEAQPSASGPVVDTPQLSNSHPVKASSMPSEDVAPAGGSKAQLSPSSAATSSSLPSPPPSSAAPLLPPSGGDTEDDEGMKHLQQEAEKMVASLQDTSLEEECFTQALQQQQESRNTAAALPLSHEAAMKWFYKDPQGEIQGPFTTVEMCEWFQAGYFTMTLLVKRGCDEGFQPLGDVIKMWGRVPFAPGPSPPPLLVRQPPPPQRPQPTRGPAGTGNLDQERLKKQQELAAAALYQQLQQQQLLQLINRCSEQGMMPPINRSMSVPDTGSMWDMHTSASQPSGGEASLWDLTMNSSTQGPTLEQLQKLQQERRDAELRAKREEEEQRKRREEKRRQQEEQKRREEEEIFRRKQCRQQQELIMKLLQQAPQQQGPGAGGSGWSGAPSSGLAKPGKPSALVLLEMQQEAERLLKQQQQQQQRAQQQRDRHPGMSMGGSSMGGQWVDGVGMWGGPGGMEGKAGSGGSAGGMGMWDEAVKNQASLRGNSNNNMGMKNSRSSPSLSDQYMMRRKRTEEEEKLLKLLQGMKPQDGFTTWCEQMLHALNTSANNSSSSVDVATIVAYLKEVESPYAVLDFIRSYLGDTVEAKEFAKQFLERRAKQKANQQRQQQQLSKEVAGLNMNFPLQDSMRGMNPNTLQSMFQATHMGKAGLYDNQGGKMKKKQPMMLHSDPSILGYSFHNTGECLSLNEMEMVEDY from the exons GCTCCGTGCACTGTCCAGTGGGGGGAGTGTGACatccccccctccttcccccgCCATGCCAAAGTACAAGCTGGCCGAGTACCGCTACGGCCGAGAGGAGATGTTAGCACTTTATATCAAAGACAACAAG gtCCCAGAGGACATGCAGGATAAGGAGTTTGCTGCTATTCTGCAAGATGAGCCCATGCAGCCACTGGCACTGGTGCCTCtcactgaggaggagcag aggaaCTTCTCCATGTCTGTGAACAGTGTGGCAGTGCTGAGGCTCATGGGTAAAGGAGTTGGTGGGGCCACCCCGGCTGGAGTGGTCAGAGGACGAGGGGCCACACGAGGAGGTCGAG GCCGAGGCCGTGGTGAAGGTGGATTCTACCAAAGAAGTATTGAAGATGCAGAGGTGGGGTTCGGCCGCAGCGTCCGAGAGATCCACCGCAGCCAGAGCTGGGATGACcg TGAGCGTCGCTTTGAGAAGCCGCTGCGTCGGGAGGTGGGGCGTCCCGGCTTCGAGGAGTCCGGAGGTCCCGGGGGCCCAGGGAGGAAGGAGTACACAAGGGCCGACAGCGATAACTGGCGCACCCTCCGGGAGgagcaggatgaggaggagggggagccgGGCAGCAGCTGGAGACTGGCTGGACCCCGCAGGGATG atGGTGGTCCTCGCTCAGCGGGCTGGCGGGACCATGGCGGTCCAGGCGAGAGTCGCCGCAGgaagtttgattttgatttccGGGATTCTGATGGTCATGGTGGTGGCCGCCGGCGTGCGGGAAGCGAGGGCCTGGAGGATGACAGGGACGGCCTGCCTGAGTGGTGCACAGATGAGGAGGACGGGGAAATGGGCACCTTTGACTCCTCTGGAGCCTTCATGCCCATTAAG AAGGGTGGCAAGGAGACAATCCTGGAGGAGGATCTGGAATTCCAAGGgattgaggaggaggaagaagaagagagccTTGCTGACACTGAGAGGAACAACACTGgaggagacaaagacaaag AGAGTAAAGAAGCGGGCTCTGCTGTTGGAGATGGTGAGGCAAAGCCAGCATCACCCTCCTCTCCCACGGCCCACTCTGCCCCTCCTGCCCCGGAGGCCCAGCCCAGCGCCAGTGGCCCAGTGGTGGACACCCCTCAGCTGAGCAACAGCCACCCCGTCAAGGCCAGCAGCATGCCAAGTGAAG acGTGGCTCCAGCAGGGGGCTCCAAGGCCCAGCTAAGCCCAAGCTCTGCCGCGACTTCCTCTAGTCTGCCTTCCCCCCCTCcatcctctgctgctcctctcctccctccatctggAGGAGACACCGAGGACGATGAGGGCATGAAGCACCTGCAGCAG gagGCAGAGAAGATGGTGGCATCACTGCAGGACACCTCTCTGGAGGAGGAGTGTTTCACCCAGGCCctgcaacagcagcaggagagcaggaACACAGCTGCCGCCCTGCCGCTGTCACATGAGGCCGCCATGAAGTGGTTCTACAAGGACCCCCAGGGAGAGATCCAGG GTCCGTTCACCACGGTGGAGATGTGTGAGTGGTTCCAGGCCGGCTATTTCACCATGACCCTGCTGGTGAAGCGGGGCTGCGACGAGGGCTTCCAGCCCCTGGGGGATGTCATCAAGATGTGGGGCCGCGTACCCTTCGCCCCGGGGCCCTCCCCGCCGCCCCTGCTGGTGAGACAGCCACCACCACCGCAGCGCCCGCAGCCCACCCGGGGGCCCGCCGGGACT GGAAACCTGGACCAGGAGCGCCTGAAGAAGCAACAGgagctggcagcagcagctctttatCAGCAgctccaacagcagcagctattGCAGCTCATTAatag GTGCAGTGAGCAGGGTATGATGCCTCCGATCAATCGATCGATGTCTGTGCCAGATACAGGGTCCATGTGGGACATGCATACCTCAGCTTCACAGCCGTCAG gcGGTGAGGCCAGTCTTTGGGACTTAACAATGAATTCTTCTACTCAGGGTCCAACTCTCGAACAGCTTCAAAAG CTCCAGCAGGAGAGGCGAGACGCTGAACTCAGGGCGAAgcgtgaggaggaggagcagcgtaagcggagggaggagaagaggaggcagcaagaggagcagaagaggagggaggaggaggagatctTCAGACGCAAGCAG TGTCGTCAGCAGCAGGAGCTAATCATGAAGTTGCTCCAGCAGGCCCCCCAGCAGCAGGGGCCTGGAGCAGGTGGTTCAGGCTGGAGCGGGGCTCCCTCTTCCGGGCTGGCCAAGCCAGGAAAACCGTCAGCTCTGGTGCTGCTGGAGatgcagcaggaagcagagcggctcctgaagcagcagcagcagcagcagcagagagcccagcagcagagagaccgC CATCCTGGCATGTCGATGGGAGGCTCTTCCATGGGAGGGCAGTGGGTGGACGGTGTTGGCATGTGGGGCGGTCCTGGTGGTATGGAGGGTAAGGCTGGCAGCGGGGGCTCTGCAGGCGGCATGGGCATGTGGGACGAGGCAGTGAAGAACCAGGCCAGTCTGCgtggcaacagcaacaacaacatgggCATGAAGAACAGCCGCAGCAGCCCCTCTCTCAG TGATCAGTACATGATGCGTCGTAAgcggacagaggaggaggagaagctgctgaagctgctgcagggCATGAAGCCTCAGGACGGCTTCACCACCTGGTGTGAACAGATGCTGCACGCCCTCAACACCTCCGCCaacaactcctcctcctctgtggatG TTGCCACAATTGTGGCGTACCTGAAGGAGGTGGAGTCTCCCTATGCTGTGCTGGACTTCATCCGGTCCTACCTAGGGGACACTGTGGAAGCCAAAGAGTTCGCCAAACAGTTCCTGGAGCGACGTGCCAAACAGAAAGCCAACcaacagagacagcagcagcag TTGTCAAAGGAAGTGGCTGGACTGAACATGAACTTCCCTCTGCAG GACTCGATGCGGGGTATGAACCCCAACACCCTGCAGTCCATGTTCCAGGCCACTCATATGGGCAAGGCTGGTCTCTATGACAACCAGGGaggaaagatgaagaagaaacagCCCATGATGCTGCACTCTGACCCCAGCATCTTAG GGTACTCATTCCACAACACGGGCGAGTGTCTGAGCCTGAATGAGATGGAGATGGTGGAGGATTATTGA
- the gigyf1a gene encoding GRB10-interacting GYF protein 1 isoform X3 gives MTAETLNFGPEWLRALSSGGSVTSPPPSPAMPKYKLAEYRYGREEMLALYIKDNKVPEDMQDKEFAAILQDEPMQPLALVPLTEEEQRNFSMSVNSVAVLRLMGKGVGGATPAGVVRGRGATRGGRGRGRGEGGFYQRSIEDAEVGFGRSVREIHRSQSWDDRGERRFEKPLRREVGRPGFEESGGPGGPGRKEYTRADSDNWRTLREEQDEEEGEPGSSWRLAGPRRDDGGPRSAGWRDHGGPGESRRRKFDFDFRDSDGHGGGRRRAGSEGLEDDRDGLPEWCTDEEDGEMGTFDSSGAFMPIKKGGKETILEEDLEFQGIEEEEEEESLADTERNNTGGDKDKESKEAGSAVGDGEAKPASPSSPTAHSAPPAPEAQPSASGPVVDTPQLSNSHPVKASSMPSEDVAPAGGSKAQLSPSSAATSSSLPSPPPSSAAPLLPPSGGDTEDDEGMKHLQQEAEKMVASLQDTSLEEECFTQALQQQQESRNTAAALPLSHEAAMKWFYKDPQGEIQGPFTTVEMCEWFQAGYFTMTLLVKRGCDEGFQPLGDVIKMWGRVPFAPGPSPPPLLGNLDQERLKKQQELAAAALYQQLQQQQLLQLINRCSEQGMMPPINRSMSVPDTGSMWDMHTSASQPSGGEASLWDLTMNSSTQGPTLEQLQKLQQERRDAELRAKREEEEQRKRREEKRRQQEEQKRREEEEIFRRKQCRQQQELIMKLLQQAPQQQGPGAGGSGWSGAPSSGLAKPGKPSALVLLEMQQEAERLLKQQQQQQQRAQQQRDRHPGMSMGGSSMGGQWVDGVGMWGGPGGMEGKAGSGGSAGGMGMWDEAVKNQASLRGNSNNNMGMKNSRSSPSLSDQYMMRRKRTEEEEKLLKLLQGMKPQDGFTTWCEQMLHALNTSANNSSSSVDVATIVAYLKEVESPYAVLDFIRSYLGDTVEAKEFAKQFLERRAKQKANQQRQQQQLSKEVAGLNMNFPLQDSMRGMNPNTLQSMFQATHMGKAGLYDNQGGKMKKKQPMMLHSDPSILGYSFHNTGECLSLNEMEMVEDY, from the exons GCTCCGTGCACTGTCCAGTGGGGGGAGTGTGACatccccccctccttcccccgCCATGCCAAAGTACAAGCTGGCCGAGTACCGCTACGGCCGAGAGGAGATGTTAGCACTTTATATCAAAGACAACAAG gtCCCAGAGGACATGCAGGATAAGGAGTTTGCTGCTATTCTGCAAGATGAGCCCATGCAGCCACTGGCACTGGTGCCTCtcactgaggaggagcag aggaaCTTCTCCATGTCTGTGAACAGTGTGGCAGTGCTGAGGCTCATGGGTAAAGGAGTTGGTGGGGCCACCCCGGCTGGAGTGGTCAGAGGACGAGGGGCCACACGAGGAGGTCGAG GCCGAGGCCGTGGTGAAGGTGGATTCTACCAAAGAAGTATTGAAGATGCAGAGGTGGGGTTCGGCCGCAGCGTCCGAGAGATCCACCGCAGCCAGAGCTGGGATGACcg GGGTGAGCGTCGCTTTGAGAAGCCGCTGCGTCGGGAGGTGGGGCGTCCCGGCTTCGAGGAGTCCGGAGGTCCCGGGGGCCCAGGGAGGAAGGAGTACACAAGGGCCGACAGCGATAACTGGCGCACCCTCCGGGAGgagcaggatgaggaggagggggagccgGGCAGCAGCTGGAGACTGGCTGGACCCCGCAGGGATG atGGTGGTCCTCGCTCAGCGGGCTGGCGGGACCATGGCGGTCCAGGCGAGAGTCGCCGCAGgaagtttgattttgatttccGGGATTCTGATGGTCATGGTGGTGGCCGCCGGCGTGCGGGAAGCGAGGGCCTGGAGGATGACAGGGACGGCCTGCCTGAGTGGTGCACAGATGAGGAGGACGGGGAAATGGGCACCTTTGACTCCTCTGGAGCCTTCATGCCCATTAAG AAGGGTGGCAAGGAGACAATCCTGGAGGAGGATCTGGAATTCCAAGGgattgaggaggaggaagaagaagagagccTTGCTGACACTGAGAGGAACAACACTGgaggagacaaagacaaag AGAGTAAAGAAGCGGGCTCTGCTGTTGGAGATGGTGAGGCAAAGCCAGCATCACCCTCCTCTCCCACGGCCCACTCTGCCCCTCCTGCCCCGGAGGCCCAGCCCAGCGCCAGTGGCCCAGTGGTGGACACCCCTCAGCTGAGCAACAGCCACCCCGTCAAGGCCAGCAGCATGCCAAGTGAAG acGTGGCTCCAGCAGGGGGCTCCAAGGCCCAGCTAAGCCCAAGCTCTGCCGCGACTTCCTCTAGTCTGCCTTCCCCCCCTCcatcctctgctgctcctctcctccctccatctggAGGAGACACCGAGGACGATGAGGGCATGAAGCACCTGCAGCAG gagGCAGAGAAGATGGTGGCATCACTGCAGGACACCTCTCTGGAGGAGGAGTGTTTCACCCAGGCCctgcaacagcagcaggagagcaggaACACAGCTGCCGCCCTGCCGCTGTCACATGAGGCCGCCATGAAGTGGTTCTACAAGGACCCCCAGGGAGAGATCCAGG GTCCGTTCACCACGGTGGAGATGTGTGAGTGGTTCCAGGCCGGCTATTTCACCATGACCCTGCTGGTGAAGCGGGGCTGCGACGAGGGCTTCCAGCCCCTGGGGGATGTCATCAAGATGTGGGGCCGCGTACCCTTCGCCCCGGGGCCCTCCCCGCCGCCCCTGCTG GGAAACCTGGACCAGGAGCGCCTGAAGAAGCAACAGgagctggcagcagcagctctttatCAGCAgctccaacagcagcagctattGCAGCTCATTAatag GTGCAGTGAGCAGGGTATGATGCCTCCGATCAATCGATCGATGTCTGTGCCAGATACAGGGTCCATGTGGGACATGCATACCTCAGCTTCACAGCCGTCAG gcGGTGAGGCCAGTCTTTGGGACTTAACAATGAATTCTTCTACTCAGGGTCCAACTCTCGAACAGCTTCAAAAG CTCCAGCAGGAGAGGCGAGACGCTGAACTCAGGGCGAAgcgtgaggaggaggagcagcgtaagcggagggaggagaagaggaggcagcaagaggagcagaagaggagggaggaggaggagatctTCAGACGCAAGCAG TGTCGTCAGCAGCAGGAGCTAATCATGAAGTTGCTCCAGCAGGCCCCCCAGCAGCAGGGGCCTGGAGCAGGTGGTTCAGGCTGGAGCGGGGCTCCCTCTTCCGGGCTGGCCAAGCCAGGAAAACCGTCAGCTCTGGTGCTGCTGGAGatgcagcaggaagcagagcggctcctgaagcagcagcagcagcagcagcagagagcccagcagcagagagaccgC CATCCTGGCATGTCGATGGGAGGCTCTTCCATGGGAGGGCAGTGGGTGGACGGTGTTGGCATGTGGGGCGGTCCTGGTGGTATGGAGGGTAAGGCTGGCAGCGGGGGCTCTGCAGGCGGCATGGGCATGTGGGACGAGGCAGTGAAGAACCAGGCCAGTCTGCgtggcaacagcaacaacaacatgggCATGAAGAACAGCCGCAGCAGCCCCTCTCTCAG TGATCAGTACATGATGCGTCGTAAgcggacagaggaggaggagaagctgctgaagctgctgcagggCATGAAGCCTCAGGACGGCTTCACCACCTGGTGTGAACAGATGCTGCACGCCCTCAACACCTCCGCCaacaactcctcctcctctgtggatG TTGCCACAATTGTGGCGTACCTGAAGGAGGTGGAGTCTCCCTATGCTGTGCTGGACTTCATCCGGTCCTACCTAGGGGACACTGTGGAAGCCAAAGAGTTCGCCAAACAGTTCCTGGAGCGACGTGCCAAACAGAAAGCCAACcaacagagacagcagcagcag TTGTCAAAGGAAGTGGCTGGACTGAACATGAACTTCCCTCTGCAG GACTCGATGCGGGGTATGAACCCCAACACCCTGCAGTCCATGTTCCAGGCCACTCATATGGGCAAGGCTGGTCTCTATGACAACCAGGGaggaaagatgaagaagaaacagCCCATGATGCTGCACTCTGACCCCAGCATCTTAG GGTACTCATTCCACAACACGGGCGAGTGTCTGAGCCTGAATGAGATGGAGATGGTGGAGGATTATTGA